Below is a window of Geomonas oryzisoli DNA.
AAGTTCCTCGCCTTGAGCGCCTTTCTGAGCGCGCGCACCGAGTCGTCGGTGAAGCCGACCTTCTGCTTGATCTCCTCCATGAGGCGTCCCATGGTCTGGGCGCCCAGCGACTCCATGGTGCCCCGGAATTCCTGCTCGGACAGGTCGCCGTCGCTCAGGTCGATCAGGAGCGTCACGATGAAGGAGATGTAAAGCTCGATGCGCTGACAGTCCTGGACCGCCGCTCCCATTTCCAGGTAAATGGGGTTCAGTGCTGTGAGGTCGATTCTGGTTTCCTGCATGGCGGCACCTTCAGGTGTGCTCCGGCCGGTAGCGGTCGGGTGATGGAATCAAATAGCATAATTCTTGACCGCCATAAACAGGTAATTTTGCCCCACGCCCTCCCCGTTCACAAAGAGAGACAGAGGGGATTTGTCGTATCTGGTGCGATTATATACGTCGGCCCAACGTTCCGCGGCCGGTGGCAGGCGCCAGTGACCGCGCCGGGGTAACCGCGTGTACCTGCGCGATATTTCATGTGTATTGCCGCAGGTGCATCCTCATGTGCAGCGTTGCGTGACGGTGGAGACGGGGCGGGAGGAACGCCGGCGTCGGACAATACCGCGTGGTCACTATGCTTTTTTATGGTGCGGGAGAAAAAAACTCTGCTATAATCACTCGGTTTTCATTAATCTTGCCAGCCCCGCTCGCTTAATCGGGGATGCATATAGAGAAGAAACGACCGGCCCAGCCGGCGTGACAAACAACTGGGCGCGACGGTGCCGTGGTCCTCACGCGACCGGCTCCCGCGGCCTCTAAAGGAAAGGGAACAAAGAATTTATGTCAAAGAAGATGCTTATCAATGCGCTGCACGCTGAAGAGGCGCGAGTGGCGATCGTCGAGGACGGACGCCTGGTGGACCTGGATGTCGAGATCGCCGGCAACGAACAGACGCGCGGCAATATCTACAAGGGGGTGGTGGTCCGCGTCGAGCCGGGACTGCAGGCCGCCTTCGTGGACATCGGCCTGAAAAAGCTGGGCTTTTTGCAGATGGGCGAGCTGCACCCGGAGAACTGGAAATGGCGTGACGACATCCCCGAGGAGCAGCGCCACCGCCGTCCGCGCATCCAGGAGGTGCTGAGAAGGGGGCAGGAGTTGATTGTCCAGGTGGAGAAGGGGGAGCGCGACAACAAGGGCTCGGCTCTCACCACCTACATCTCGCTGCCGGGGCGCTACATGGTGCTGATGCCGGGCAGCGACTCCGCCGGCATCTCCCGCAAGGTCGAGGCCGAGGGGGAGCGCAAGAAACTCAAGGAAATCATCGCCGAGATGACCATCCCGCAAGGGTACGGCTACATCATCCGCACAGAGGCCATGGGGCGCACCCGTGACGAGTTGCAAAAGGACCTGGACAACCTGATCGCCCTGTACGAGGGGATCAGGGAGAGAGGGACCGGGATGAAGGGGGCCGGCATGGCCTACCAGGAGTCCGCGCTGATCATCCGGACCATCCGCGACTACTTCTCCGCCGACATCGACGAGGTCCTGGTCGACAGCAAGGACGTGTTCAAGGACGTGCGCGACGCATTGAAGGAGATCGACCCCGCCTTCGAGAAGCTGGTCAAGATGCACCAGGAGAAGCGTCCCATCTTCTCCCGTTACCAGTTGGAGGAGCAGATCGACCTGATCTACGAGAAGAAGGTGCCGCTCAAGTCGGGGGGCTCCATCTTCATCGAGCCGACCGAGGCGCTGGTCTCCATCGACGTCAACTCCGGCAAGTCCACCGGCGAGAAGGGGGTCGAGGACACCGCGTTCAAGACCAACCTTGAGGCCGCCGAGGAGGCGGCACGCCAGTTGCGGCTGCGCGACCTGGGGGGGCTCATCGTCATCGACTTCATCGACATGCGTGACCGCAAGCACAACGCGGAGGTGGAGAAGACCCTGAAGAACGCGCTCAAGGCGGACAAGGCCAGGGTGAACGTGGCGCGCATCTCCGAGTTCGGACTCCTGGAGATGTCCCGCCAGCGCATCCGCCAGACCCTGAACCAGGCCAGCACCCTCGAGTGTCCCCACTGCGACGGCAGGGGAAAGGTGAAATCGGTCGAGGCGATGGCGCTCTCCTTCCTGAGGAAGGTGCACGCGGCCGCCGCCAAGGGGACCATCGGCGAGGTGGTGGGGAGCCTGCCGCTGGAAGTCGCCTACTACCTGCTGAACCGCAAGCGTCACGAACTCTCCCAGATCGAGAACGACTACGACATCGAGGTGACGGTGAAGGGGAAACCCTCTTACCTGCTGAACCAGATGGAGCTCGAGCTGATCAAGCGGGAGAAGCTGCCGCAGGAGGAGCTGCCGCAGGAAAAAACGCTCCAGGGGAAGGCCCCGGTCAAGGAGGAGCACCCCGCAGCCGAGCCCGCCGACGGTCGCAAGAAAAAGAAGAAAGGGAAGAAGGCCCAGGAACCGGAGGCTGCGCTGCACGCCGAGGCCGCGCTGCACGCCGAGGCGGTGCCCGTTGCGCTCATCGAGGAGCCTACCGGCGCGGAGCACGTGCTGACGCTGGAGGCCGAGCCGGAAGAACACAAGAAGAAGCGTCGCAGAAAGCGCAAGCGCGGCAAGGGTGGGGCTGCCGAGGGGGGCGCCGAGCATGCGGCCACCTCCGGCGAGGCGATGGTCGAGGCTCCCGAAGGAGCCCCCGCAGAGATTCCCGAGCCGGGGGCGGTGGTGGAGCCGGCCGCGGCGCAAGGCGCCGAGCAGGCGCACCATGAAGCGGGTGAAGAGGTGAAGAAGAAACGCCGTCGCAAGAGACGGCGCGGCAAGGGTGGCCACGAAGCTCTCCCGGGCGGCGAACAGAAGCCGGGCGAAAACCAGCCGGGCGTCAGCGAGGCTTCGGCAGCCGCCGCTCCGGTGGAGGCCGTGCCCGTCGCCGAGGCCGCTGCTCCTGCCGGAGAGGTGAGCGAGAAGAAGCCGGCGCGCAAGAGAAGGGGCCGGGGCAAGGGGGCGGCAGCTGAGGGCGCTCTCGAGGCCGTGGTCGCCGGCGTGGCGGTCATGAGCGCACCGGCAGAGGCACCTGCCCTGGCGACCCCGCAGGCGAACGAACCCGCGCCGGCCGCAGCCGCCAAGCCTGAGAAGAAAACCCGCGCCCCTCGCAAGGCGAAGGTCGCTGCCGAGTCCGCCGCGCCTGCGGCGACGCCTGCTGCCGAGGCTGCCGCATCGCAGGAAAAGCC
It encodes the following:
- a CDS encoding Rne/Rng family ribonuclease, which codes for MSKKMLINALHAEEARVAIVEDGRLVDLDVEIAGNEQTRGNIYKGVVVRVEPGLQAAFVDIGLKKLGFLQMGELHPENWKWRDDIPEEQRHRRPRIQEVLRRGQELIVQVEKGERDNKGSALTTYISLPGRYMVLMPGSDSAGISRKVEAEGERKKLKEIIAEMTIPQGYGYIIRTEAMGRTRDELQKDLDNLIALYEGIRERGTGMKGAGMAYQESALIIRTIRDYFSADIDEVLVDSKDVFKDVRDALKEIDPAFEKLVKMHQEKRPIFSRYQLEEQIDLIYEKKVPLKSGGSIFIEPTEALVSIDVNSGKSTGEKGVEDTAFKTNLEAAEEAARQLRLRDLGGLIVIDFIDMRDRKHNAEVEKTLKNALKADKARVNVARISEFGLLEMSRQRIRQTLNQASTLECPHCDGRGKVKSVEAMALSFLRKVHAAAAKGTIGEVVGSLPLEVAYYLLNRKRHELSQIENDYDIEVTVKGKPSYLLNQMELELIKREKLPQEELPQEKTLQGKAPVKEEHPAAEPADGRKKKKKGKKAQEPEAALHAEAALHAEAVPVALIEEPTGAEHVLTLEAEPEEHKKKRRRKRKRGKGGAAEGGAEHAATSGEAMVEAPEGAPAEIPEPGAVVEPAAAQGAEQAHHEAGEEVKKKRRRKRRRGKGGHEALPGGEQKPGENQPGVSEASAAAAPVEAVPVAEAAAPAGEVSEKKPARKRRGRGKGAAAEGALEAVVAGVAVMSAPAEAPALATPQANEPAPAAAAKPEKKTRAPRKAKVAAESAAPAATPAAEAAASQEKPAQAKKGSRAKGAATEAPTAAPAAAAAEAPAAKPKAAKGAGRPKQAREAAEPKEAPAPKQASEPKAAKESAEPKKAKATKEPKQAKEPKQGKAAKAPKESGAGAPAAETKPAEAAPAKEKAPAKRAKKTAEPAAAEEKPKKPRAPRKKKEESPA